One Neisseria sp. Marseille-Q5346 genomic region harbors:
- the msbA gene encoding lipid A export permease/ATP-binding protein MsbA: MQTTQATSNWELYKRLLGYLKSYWKMFIVSVVAMLIVAGTMPAFGYLLKPLINEGFVDKNMKSMSWLPLAIVALFFVRGLFNFINEYCTTYLSSHLVQRLRGEMFNKMMHLPTSYFSSNTGGRLMSRILSDVNQITDAGFNVITVIAKDGVSVVGLLGLLTYLNWRLTLITFIILPVVAVCIQTVSKRLRKLSANNQIYLGQLMQVLGESINGERVVKIYGGQDYENRRFNRIADDVRRNLLKQVSASSAGTGITQLMASVALAAIIYAAARQAGLSGFSAGDFMSFLSSMILMFDPIKRMTGVMQSLQRGLAAAESVFTFLDQPEESNEGKQTLSPNPGNIEFCDVVHRYPEAERNSLNHINLLVPQGKVTALVGASGCGKTTLANMLPRFLNPNEGEVLIGGINVNEYTLESLRSRMAFVGQNVVLFNGTIAENIAYAQTDKFSEAEIINAAKAANAWEFIQKMPQGLHTEVGENGLKLSGGQRQRLAIARALLKNAPILILDEATSALDNESERLVQTALENLMQNRTTLVIAHRLSTIEKADNIVVMHEGNVVEQGTHQELISAGGRYADLHSLSEKSAVPASK, from the coding sequence ATGCAGACAACACAAGCCACATCCAACTGGGAGCTATACAAGCGCTTGCTTGGATATTTGAAAAGCTATTGGAAGATGTTTATCGTCTCCGTAGTGGCCATGCTGATTGTCGCCGGTACGATGCCGGCTTTCGGTTACTTGCTCAAACCTTTAATCAATGAAGGTTTTGTCGATAAAAACATGAAAAGCATGTCATGGTTGCCGCTGGCAATTGTGGCGCTGTTTTTCGTTCGCGGCCTGTTCAATTTCATCAACGAATATTGCACGACGTATCTGTCGAGCCACTTGGTGCAGCGCTTGCGCGGTGAAATGTTCAACAAAATGATGCACCTGCCGACTTCGTATTTCAGCAGCAATACCGGCGGCCGTCTGATGTCGCGCATTTTAAGCGACGTCAACCAAATTACCGATGCAGGATTTAACGTCATTACCGTGATTGCCAAAGACGGCGTGAGCGTAGTCGGCCTGTTGGGCTTGCTGACTTATCTGAACTGGCGTTTGACTCTGATTACTTTTATTATTTTGCCGGTCGTCGCCGTATGTATCCAAACAGTCAGCAAACGCCTGCGCAAATTGTCTGCCAACAACCAAATTTATCTTGGCCAGCTGATGCAGGTTTTGGGCGAAAGCATTAATGGCGAACGCGTTGTAAAAATCTACGGTGGTCAAGATTATGAAAATCGCCGCTTCAACCGTATTGCCGACGATGTGCGCCGCAACCTGCTCAAACAGGTTTCCGCCAGCTCTGCCGGTACCGGCATTACGCAATTAATGGCTTCGGTTGCACTGGCCGCAATTATTTACGCAGCCGCCCGCCAAGCCGGACTTTCAGGCTTCAGCGCAGGCGATTTTATGTCGTTTTTGTCCAGCATGATCTTGATGTTTGACCCCATCAAACGCATGACCGGCGTGATGCAATCCCTGCAGCGTGGTTTGGCGGCGGCAGAAAGCGTCTTTACCTTTTTGGATCAACCCGAAGAAAGCAACGAAGGCAAACAAACCCTCAGCCCAAACCCTGGCAATATCGAATTTTGCGATGTTGTACACCGTTATCCCGAAGCCGAACGCAACAGCTTGAACCACATCAACCTGCTTGTCCCGCAAGGCAAAGTGACTGCCTTGGTCGGCGCATCGGGTTGCGGCAAAACCACCTTGGCCAATATGTTGCCGCGCTTCCTTAATCCCAATGAAGGCGAAGTTTTGATCGGCGGCATCAACGTCAATGAATATACGCTCGAAAGCTTGCGCAGCCGCATGGCATTCGTCGGCCAAAACGTTGTCCTGTTTAATGGTACGATTGCTGAAAACATTGCCTATGCTCAAACTGACAAATTCAGTGAGGCAGAAATTATCAATGCTGCAAAAGCCGCGAATGCTTGGGAATTTATCCAAAAAATGCCGCAAGGCCTGCACACTGAAGTCGGCGAAAACGGTTTAAAACTGTCCGGCGGCCAACGTCAACGTCTCGCTATTGCGCGTGCGCTTTTGAAAAACGCGCCGATTTTAATTTTAGACGAAGCCACCAGTGCATTGGATAATGAATCCGAACGTTTGGTACAAACCGCATTGGAAAACCTGATGCAAAACCGTACCACTTTGGTGATTGCCCACCGACTTTCTACCATCGAAAAAGCCGACAATATCGTTGTGATGCACGAAGGCAATGTAGTCGAACAAGGCACACACCAAGAATTAATCAGCGCAGGCGGACGCTATGCCGACCTGCACAGCCTCAGCGAAAAATCAGCCGTACCGGCGAGCAAGTAA
- a CDS encoding ferredoxin--NADP reductase produces MAAFNTQKVLSVHHWTDAYFTFTCTRDESLRFENGQFVMVGLMVDGKPLMRAYSVASANWEEHLEFFSIKVQDGPLTSRLQHLKVGDDVLISKKPTGTLVAGDLNPGKHLYLLSTGTGIAPFLSITKDPEIYEQFEKIILVHGVRYKKDLAYYDRFTKELPEHEYLGDLVKEKLIYYPIVSREDYVHHGRLTDLMRSGKLFEDIGLPKINPQDDRAMLCGSPAMLKDTCNVLDEFGLTVSPKTGVRGDYLIERAFVDQ; encoded by the coding sequence ATGGCAGCATTCAATACCCAGAAAGTCTTGTCCGTACATCACTGGACAGACGCATATTTTACCTTTACCTGCACCCGCGACGAATCTTTGCGCTTTGAAAACGGCCAATTCGTCATGGTCGGATTGATGGTGGACGGCAAGCCGCTGATGCGCGCATACAGCGTGGCTTCTGCCAACTGGGAAGAGCATCTGGAATTTTTCAGCATTAAAGTACAAGACGGCCCATTGACCAGCCGCCTGCAACACCTTAAAGTCGGCGATGATGTCCTTATCAGTAAAAAACCGACCGGCACACTGGTTGCCGGCGACCTAAATCCGGGCAAACACCTCTATCTCCTGAGCACCGGTACCGGCATCGCCCCTTTCCTAAGCATTACCAAAGACCCTGAAATTTACGAGCAATTCGAAAAAATCATCTTGGTTCACGGTGTACGCTACAAAAAAGACTTGGCATACTACGACCGCTTCACTAAAGAATTGCCCGAACACGAATACCTGGGCGATTTGGTTAAAGAAAAATTGATTTACTACCCGATTGTTTCACGCGAAGACTATGTACACCACGGCCGTCTGACCGATTTAATGCGCAGCGGCAAACTCTTCGAAGACATCGGTCTGCCTAAAATCAATCCGCAAGACGACCGCGCTATGCTGTGCGGCAGCCCAGCCATGTTGAAAGATACCTGCAACGTCTTGGACGAATTCGGCCTAACCGTTTCTCCGAAAACAGGCGTTCGCGGCGACTACCTGATTGAGCGCGCATTCGTCGATCAATAA
- a CDS encoding uroporphyrinogen-III C-methyltransferase, whose product MPESNNLPQNNAPVIIKQSGGKALAAGATVLALLGLGASGFLFVQGQNVLKNQELEFNQKIDKAALGESENASLLKDNLNRQTAIQAELDRLNNGQKNNSDQILQTQKAYQELLKGRINWLVDEAESMLNTASQQLMLSGNLQGAVSVLEHIDSRLSRFEQPELIPVKQAISNDLAALKNRPYVDISATALRIDRLETGISGLPLVLDGVLKPGAAPVETANPGTWWENTWEKSLNALKGLVEVRHLDSNDAMLISPEQTYFIRENLRLRLLDARIALLQHNGEVYQSDLNNVEATVKQYFDSKSPATQSWLKELAELKALDVRMISDDSLKASLSAVRAYQEGSRTQMTTEEAAQTQAAEKTASAPAATTEQATTAAPAAASAPQSLEAPALPSENKKEPAAEAAKPQNQTKPAAKIKGEQA is encoded by the coding sequence ATGCCCGAGTCCAACAATCTCCCACAAAACAACGCCCCTGTTATCATCAAACAATCTGGAGGCAAAGCCTTGGCCGCAGGTGCAACCGTCTTGGCACTGCTAGGTCTAGGCGCGAGCGGATTCCTGTTTGTACAGGGCCAAAATGTTTTAAAAAACCAAGAGCTCGAATTCAACCAAAAAATTGACAAAGCTGCGTTGGGCGAATCTGAAAACGCCAGCCTTTTAAAAGACAACCTCAACCGCCAAACCGCTATTCAGGCCGAGTTAGACCGCCTGAACAACGGTCAAAAAAACAATAGTGATCAAATCCTGCAAACGCAGAAAGCTTATCAAGAGTTACTCAAAGGCCGTATCAACTGGCTGGTTGACGAAGCCGAATCGATGTTGAACACTGCTTCGCAACAATTGATGCTGTCAGGCAACCTTCAAGGCGCGGTCAGCGTATTGGAACACATCGACAGCCGCTTAAGCCGTTTTGAACAACCTGAGCTTATCCCTGTCAAACAAGCCATCAGCAATGATTTGGCCGCACTGAAAAACCGTCCTTATGTCGATATTTCCGCAACTGCCTTACGTATCGACCGTTTGGAAACCGGTATTTCCGGCCTGCCTTTGGTCTTGGACGGCGTATTGAAACCGGGTGCCGCGCCTGTCGAAACCGCCAATCCAGGAACTTGGTGGGAAAACACATGGGAGAAATCCCTCAATGCCCTCAAAGGCTTGGTTGAAGTCCGTCATCTGGACAGCAACGATGCCATGTTGATTTCGCCCGAACAAACCTACTTCATCCGTGAAAACCTGCGCCTGCGCCTTTTGGATGCGCGCATTGCCCTGTTGCAACACAATGGCGAAGTGTATCAAAGCGATTTAAACAACGTTGAAGCAACTGTAAAACAATACTTCGACAGCAAATCCCCTGCTACGCAGTCATGGTTGAAAGAGTTGGCCGAACTCAAAGCCCTTGATGTCCGCATGATTTCAGACGACAGCCTGAAAGCCAGCTTGAGCGCCGTTCGCGCTTATCAAGAAGGTTCGCGTACACAAATGACGACCGAAGAAGCTGCACAAACCCAAGCTGCCGAGAAAACCGCTTCCGCTCCGGCTGCAACTACCGAGCAAGCCACAACGGCCGCACCGGCCGCCGCTTCTGCCCCTCAATCTCTGGAAGCACCTGCTTTGCCGTCTGAAAACAAAAAAGAACCGGCCGCCGAAGCTGCCAAACCACAAAACCAAACCAAGCCTGCTGCCAAAATTAAAGGAGAGCAAGCATGA
- a CDS encoding heme biosynthesis HemY N-terminal domain-containing protein, with protein MKTVVWIVILFAAAVGLALASGIYTGNVYVVVEQTMLRINLHAFVLGLLLSVFVLYFLIKFVFGLLNIPARMQRFGIARKGRQASASLNSAGLAYFEGRFEKAEQEAAKVLQNKEAGDNRTLALMLGAHAADQMENFELRNRYLHEIEHLPQKQQLSRHLLLAESALSRRDYPTAAQNLEAAAKINSNLSRLVRLQLRYAFDHGDASDVLAKAEKLVKAGAINDYEAEQYQNWAYRRLLSEVTDAGRLKACLKQIPESVKSGELCVAIAEKYERLGLYAEAVKWVKTHYPQTRQPELLEAFVESVRFLSEREQQKAIDLADSWLQEQPDNAPLLMYLGQLAYGRKLWGKAQGYLEASIALQPSVSAHLVLARVFDETDQPQKAQEQRNLVLESVAEEEHPAALPQPN; from the coding sequence ATGAAAACCGTCGTTTGGATTGTCATTCTGTTTGCCGCCGCCGTTGGTTTAGCGTTGGCTTCCGGCATTTATACCGGCAACGTATATGTCGTGGTTGAGCAAACCATGCTGCGTATCAATCTGCATGCCTTTGTTTTAGGCCTGCTGTTGAGCGTATTCGTCTTGTATTTCCTGATTAAATTCGTGTTCGGCCTCTTGAACATTCCGGCGCGTATGCAACGCTTCGGCATTGCCCGCAAAGGCCGTCAGGCTTCTGCCTCTTTGAACAGCGCAGGTTTGGCATATTTTGAAGGCCGTTTTGAAAAAGCCGAGCAAGAAGCCGCCAAAGTCTTGCAAAATAAAGAAGCAGGCGACAACCGTACCCTGGCTTTGATGTTGGGCGCGCACGCGGCCGACCAAATGGAAAACTTCGAGTTGCGCAACCGCTATCTGCACGAAATCGAACACCTGCCACAAAAACAACAGCTTTCCCGTCATCTTTTGCTGGCCGAATCTGCGCTGAGCCGCCGCGATTATCCGACTGCCGCACAAAACCTTGAAGCCGCAGCAAAAATCAATAGCAACTTAAGCCGCTTGGTCCGCCTGCAATTACGTTATGCCTTTGATCATGGCGATGCTTCAGATGTCTTGGCAAAAGCAGAAAAACTGGTCAAAGCCGGCGCCATCAACGATTACGAAGCAGAACAGTATCAAAACTGGGCATATCGCCGCCTCTTAAGCGAAGTAACCGATGCAGGCCGTCTGAAAGCCTGTTTGAAACAGATTCCCGAAAGTGTGAAGTCTGGCGAATTGTGCGTCGCGATTGCCGAAAAATACGAGCGTTTGGGCTTGTATGCCGAAGCAGTCAAATGGGTCAAAACCCATTATCCGCAAACCCGCCAGCCCGAGCTTTTGGAAGCATTTGTCGAATCCGTGCGTTTCCTAAGCGAGCGCGAGCAACAAAAAGCCATCGACTTGGCAGACTCTTGGCTGCAGGAACAACCCGACAATGCACCACTGTTGATGTATCTTGGCCAACTGGCTTACGGACGCAAACTTTGGGGCAAAGCCCAAGGCTACCTCGAAGCCAGTATCGCCCTGCAACCCAGCGTATCCGCACATTTGGTTTTGGCTCGCGTGTTTGATGAAACCGATCAACCGCAAAAAGCGCAAGAACAACGCAATCTGGTTTTGGAAAGCGTGGCCGAAGAAGAACATCCGGCAGCCCTTCCTCAACCCAATTGA
- the hemE gene encoding uroporphyrinogen decarboxylase, with product MTALKNDTFLRALLKQPVEYTPIWMMRQAGRYLPEYKATRARAGSFLDLCKNTELATEVTIQPLERFDLDAAILFSDILTVPDAMGLGLYFAEGEGPKFERALQHEADIAKLQVPDMEKLQYVFDAVTSIRKALDGRVPLIGFSGSPFTLACYMVEGGSSKEFRTIKTMMYSRPDLLHKILDTNAQAVTAYLNAQIDAGAQAVQIFDTWGGVLSDATFKEFSLKYIRQIVAGLKRESEGRRVPVIVFAKGGGLWLESMAEIGADALGLDWTCNIGEARRRVGEQVALQGNFDPFALFGTPESIRTEVARILADYGHGSGHVFNLGHGINQYADPEHAKILVDTVHELSRQYHR from the coding sequence ATGACTGCTCTGAAAAACGACACTTTCCTCCGCGCCCTGCTCAAACAGCCTGTCGAATACACACCTATCTGGATGATGCGCCAAGCCGGACGCTATCTGCCTGAATACAAAGCCACGCGCGCACGTGCAGGCAGCTTTCTCGATTTGTGCAAAAATACCGAACTGGCAACCGAAGTCACTATCCAGCCTTTAGAACGTTTTGATCTGGACGCGGCAATCCTGTTTTCCGATATTCTGACCGTTCCAGATGCCATGGGTTTAGGCCTGTACTTTGCAGAAGGCGAAGGCCCGAAATTTGAACGCGCCTTGCAACACGAAGCCGACATTGCAAAACTGCAAGTTCCCGACATGGAAAAACTACAATACGTCTTTGATGCCGTAACTTCCATCCGTAAAGCACTGGACGGCCGAGTTCCGCTGATCGGCTTCTCCGGCAGCCCGTTCACACTCGCCTGCTACATGGTCGAAGGCGGCAGCAGCAAAGAATTTCGCACCATCAAAACGATGATGTATTCACGCCCTGATTTGCTGCATAAAATCCTCGACACCAATGCCCAAGCCGTTACCGCCTATCTCAACGCCCAGATTGATGCCGGCGCACAAGCCGTACAAATTTTCGACACTTGGGGCGGCGTGTTGAGCGATGCAACGTTTAAAGAGTTCAGCCTGAAGTACATCCGACAAATCGTTGCCGGACTCAAACGCGAAAGCGAAGGCCGCCGCGTGCCTGTTATCGTATTTGCGAAAGGCGGCGGCTTATGGCTGGAAAGCATGGCAGAAATCGGCGCAGACGCATTAGGCTTGGACTGGACCTGCAACATCGGCGAAGCCCGCCGTCGCGTCGGCGAACAAGTTGCCCTGCAAGGCAACTTCGACCCATTTGCCCTCTTCGGCACACCGGAGTCTATCCGCACCGAAGTCGCACGCATCCTTGCCGACTACGGACACGGCAGCGGTCATGTATTCAACCTCGGCCACGGCATCAACCAATACGCCGACCCTGAACACGCCAAAATCTTGGTCGATACCGTACACGAATTGTCTCGTCAGTATCACCGTTAA
- the cls gene encoding cardiolipin synthase — protein sequence MNFLKGITWTEIFIFAHTCAALACMLRVLYKQKNIGSTFAWLIILFLFPVFGTIAYILIGEPRLGTARAKRTGEMNRFYRNFAATHLADIYLDIADQVKSRYHGISKVAEKGTGLGATKGNSMSLLSTTDTIIDSMLADIRAATHSCLLAFYIIEPKGRIEEILNEILAAKARGVDCSILADAVGSRSFLESDWVEKLRQAGVEVHTSLPVGIWRTLFTRTDLRNHRKILVIDSKIGYTGSFNLVDPRYFKQNSGVGEWVDVMMRCTGPMVLELSAVFFADLAVETDENLQNVQTYLNQAQSLLPQILPEKMQQGNIVAQIIPSAPEQGSFVIYETIISAIYAATKQITITTPYFVPDEPLLMALTVAAKRGVKVTLILPAKVDSLMVRYASRAYYPMLLEAGVKIAMFEGGLLHAKTLTIDEDYSLFGTVNMDMRSFFLNLEISLAIYDRDTTKQICNLQRDYLKNSSYIAIKSWQQRSKLRGLVENAVRLMSPLL from the coding sequence ATGAATTTCTTAAAAGGCATTACCTGGACCGAGATTTTTATCTTCGCCCACACCTGCGCCGCACTCGCCTGCATGCTGCGCGTGTTGTACAAACAAAAAAACATCGGCTCAACCTTTGCTTGGCTGATTATCCTATTCCTTTTCCCCGTATTTGGAACCATTGCCTACATCCTCATCGGCGAGCCTCGTCTCGGTACGGCCCGTGCCAAACGTACCGGCGAAATGAACCGCTTCTACCGCAACTTTGCCGCTACCCATCTAGCCGATATCTATCTCGACATTGCCGACCAAGTCAAATCACGTTACCACGGCATCAGTAAAGTTGCCGAAAAAGGAACGGGGCTGGGTGCCACCAAAGGCAACTCCATGAGCCTGCTCTCAACCACCGATACCATCATCGACAGCATGCTCGCAGACATACGCGCCGCAACCCATTCCTGCCTGTTGGCCTTTTACATTATCGAACCCAAAGGCCGCATTGAGGAAATTCTAAATGAAATTCTTGCCGCCAAAGCCAGAGGCGTAGACTGCTCCATACTGGCCGATGCCGTCGGCAGCAGGAGCTTTCTTGAAAGCGATTGGGTAGAGAAACTGCGCCAAGCAGGCGTTGAAGTACATACCTCATTGCCTGTCGGCATTTGGCGTACATTATTCACGCGAACCGACCTGCGCAACCACCGCAAAATCCTCGTTATCGACAGCAAAATCGGTTACACCGGCAGCTTCAACCTTGTCGACCCGCGCTATTTCAAACAAAACTCCGGCGTTGGAGAATGGGTCGATGTCATGATGCGCTGTACAGGGCCTATGGTTTTGGAACTGTCTGCCGTCTTCTTCGCCGACCTCGCCGTCGAAACCGATGAAAACCTCCAAAACGTACAAACATACCTCAATCAAGCCCAAAGCCTGCTGCCCCAAATCCTTCCTGAAAAAATGCAGCAAGGCAATATTGTTGCCCAAATCATTCCATCCGCCCCCGAGCAAGGCAGCTTCGTCATTTACGAAACCATCATCAGCGCCATCTATGCCGCTACCAAACAAATCACAATTACCACCCCCTACTTCGTCCCCGACGAGCCGCTTCTTATGGCATTAACCGTCGCTGCCAAACGCGGCGTCAAAGTAACCCTGATACTGCCTGCCAAAGTCGATTCACTGATGGTACGCTACGCCTCACGCGCCTACTACCCTATGTTGCTGGAAGCCGGTGTCAAAATCGCCATGTTTGAAGGTGGGCTTTTACATGCCAAAACCTTGACCATAGACGAAGACTACTCCCTCTTTGGCACGGTCAATATGGACATGCGCAGCTTCTTCCTCAACCTCGAAATCAGCCTCGCCATCTACGATCGCGACACCACCAAACAAATCTGCAACCTCCAACGTGACTACCTCAAAAACAGCAGCTACATTGCCATCAAATCATGGCAACAACGCTCCAAACTCCGCGGCCTCGTGGAAAATGCCGTCCGCCTAATGAGCCCTTTGCTGTAA
- a CDS encoding TonB-dependent receptor — translation MNKTSFPVFRLSLITLALSTGFAHAENTQPAETAELNEIKVTGTAVPTRVTRNQLDRETSTDLKQVMKDQIGMDVGGGNGVAQFYSIRGVGEDKINLEVDGTSQSTKIFHHQSRFQLDPALVKSINVEKGTGAASAGLGAVGGTIRVTTVDAKDLLTDGKPFGFKLGAGLSSNKGSTGSAAVYGYQNGFDALFAGNFLNNRDYKDGNGNVNLGSRLKQHSYLAKLGYDFNDDHGIRLTYRQEYQKGNRTDKAEFQNVDSYVGVDGTYQKEQSYNLEYHGRNVGFLDKIDANVFQINTDDTKPPKGAPSPKAHASGTAQGGVPIGQLELSKIKATGANLNLASSFGDGHMVKYGVNYRHETSEPSDKGAWLKILGLYDRDKEKKAEYGVYAEGIWNLHPVTLTTGLRYDHFKYNAASRQSASHGQLNPSIGAIWDINDNFSLLANLNQASRAPRLNEALLSNERAGAAADLDSNLKAETARRAELGFKWRNDNFNVSGSVFHQRIKDLIVYRWAKINNNTASITERGKIYNGGTLKTYGYELDASYRWGGLTARAGVSYVKPRLNGEMYYGESPIQAEDHESSFTFWNTGRQWLTGLSYQFENPKLEIGWRGRYAQSVKYTDVARGQGTIHGKKSGYGVHDIYANWQPLKKDNLNVNFAVNNIGNKQYRSHSQRFPDGNGRVPFYERGREFALGVNYRF, via the coding sequence ATGAATAAAACCTCTTTTCCTGTATTCCGCCTTAGTCTCATTACACTCGCACTATCAACAGGCTTCGCCCATGCCGAAAATACGCAACCTGCAGAAACTGCCGAACTGAATGAAATTAAGGTTACCGGTACTGCCGTACCGACCCGCGTTACCCGCAACCAGCTTGACCGCGAAACTTCGACCGATTTGAAACAAGTCATGAAAGACCAAATCGGCATGGATGTCGGCGGCGGCAACGGTGTGGCGCAGTTTTACAGCATCCGTGGCGTCGGCGAAGACAAGATTAATCTGGAAGTGGACGGCACCAGCCAATCCACGAAAATCTTCCACCACCAAAGTCGCTTCCAGCTTGATCCCGCTTTGGTGAAAAGCATCAACGTCGAAAAAGGCACGGGCGCAGCGAGCGCGGGTTTGGGCGCGGTCGGCGGTACCATCCGCGTAACAACAGTTGACGCAAAAGACCTGCTGACAGACGGCAAACCTTTCGGTTTCAAACTGGGCGCGGGCTTGAGCAGCAATAAAGGCTCAACCGGCAGCGCAGCGGTTTACGGCTATCAAAACGGCTTCGATGCCCTGTTTGCAGGCAACTTCCTCAACAACCGTGACTACAAAGACGGCAACGGCAATGTCAACCTCGGCAGTCGTCTGAAACAGCACAGCTACCTCGCCAAACTCGGCTACGACTTCAACGACGACCACGGCATCCGCCTGACCTACCGTCAGGAATACCAAAAAGGCAACCGCACCGACAAAGCCGAGTTCCAAAACGTTGACAGCTACGTCGGCGTGGACGGCACTTACCAAAAAGAACAATCCTACAATCTGGAATACCACGGCCGCAACGTCGGCTTCCTCGACAAAATCGACGCCAACGTCTTCCAAATCAACACCGACGACACCAAGCCGCCTAAAGGCGCGCCTTCCCCGAAAGCCCACGCCTCCGGAACGGCTCAAGGCGGCGTTCCCATCGGCCAGCTTGAGTTAAGCAAAATCAAAGCAACCGGTGCGAATCTGAACCTCGCCAGCTCCTTCGGCGACGGACACATGGTCAAATACGGCGTCAACTACCGCCACGAAACCTCCGAGCCGTCCGACAAAGGTGCATGGCTGAAGATTCTCGGCCTGTATGACCGCGACAAAGAGAAAAAAGCCGAATACGGCGTGTACGCGGAAGGCATCTGGAACCTGCACCCCGTTACCCTGACCACTGGCCTGCGTTACGACCATTTCAAATACAACGCCGCCAGCAGACAAAGCGCGTCCCACGGCCAGCTCAACCCTAGCATTGGCGCGATTTGGGACATCAACGACAACTTCTCGCTCTTGGCAAACCTCAATCAGGCAAGCCGCGCGCCCCGCCTGAACGAAGCCCTCTTGTCTAACGAACGCGCAGGCGCCGCCGCCGATTTGGACAGCAACCTCAAAGCCGAAACCGCCCGCCGTGCCGAACTCGGCTTCAAATGGCGCAACGATAACTTCAACGTCAGCGGCAGCGTGTTCCACCAACGCATCAAAGACCTCATCGTCTACCGTTGGGCAAAAATCAACAACAACACCGCCTCCATCACCGAACGCGGCAAGATTTACAACGGCGGCACGCTCAAAACCTACGGCTACGAACTTGACGCATCCTACCGCTGGGGCGGCCTGACCGCGCGCGCCGGCGTGTCCTACGTCAAACCCCGTCTGAACGGCGAAATGTACTACGGCGAAAGCCCGATTCAAGCGGAAGACCACGAAAGCTCGTTCACCTTCTGGAACACCGGCCGCCAATGGCTGACAGGCTTGTCTTATCAGTTTGAAAACCCCAAACTCGAAATCGGCTGGCGCGGCCGCTACGCCCAAAGCGTGAAATACACCGACGTCGCCCGCGGACAAGGCACGATACACGGCAAGAAATCAGGCTACGGCGTACACGACATATACGCCAACTGGCAGCCGCTGAAAAAAGACAACCTGAACGTCAACTTCGCCGTCAACAACATCGGCAACAAGCAATACCGTTCGCACAGCCAACGCTTCCCTGACGGCAACGGACGCGTGCCCTTCTACGAACGCGGTCGCGAGTTTGCCTTGGGCGTGAACTATCGTTTCTAA
- a CDS encoding DUF2892 domain-containing protein — MKRNLGTLDRVIRIVIGVVLIAAAATGQIGWWGWLGIIPLGTALIGNCALYSLLGINTCRINKK, encoded by the coding sequence ATGAAACGAAACTTGGGTACTTTGGATCGCGTAATCCGTATTGTTATCGGTGTAGTGCTGATTGCTGCAGCCGCTACCGGACAAATTGGCTGGTGGGGTTGGCTGGGCATTATCCCTCTGGGCACAGCACTGATTGGCAACTGCGCGTTGTACAGCTTATTGGGCATCAACACCTGCCGCATCAACAAAAAATAA
- a CDS encoding rhodanese family protein has product MSTVGQLPRIMPSEAMAKIREGALAVDIRSQAEYRGGHIGGALSLPPERQRDKLPDDTAPCLIFYCLSGKRTTQAETILSTLGQGRECYILEGGLQAWKAAGLPIVANRAAPDIMRQVQTIAGSLILLGVLAGWLVSPWFYLIDVMVGAGLLTAGLTGFCGMARLLAKMPWNH; this is encoded by the coding sequence ATGAGCACGGTCGGACAACTCCCGCGAATTATGCCTTCCGAAGCAATGGCAAAAATCCGTGAGGGCGCGTTGGCAGTGGACATCCGAAGCCAAGCCGAATATCGGGGCGGGCATATTGGCGGTGCATTATCCCTTCCGCCTGAACGGCAGCGAGACAAACTGCCCGATGATACAGCCCCATGCCTGATTTTTTATTGCCTGAGCGGCAAACGTACAACTCAGGCAGAAACTATATTGTCAACGCTTGGCCAAGGTCGAGAATGCTATATTCTAGAAGGCGGCTTACAGGCATGGAAAGCTGCAGGGCTTCCTATTGTTGCCAACCGTGCTGCACCGGACATCATGCGGCAGGTGCAAACCATTGCGGGCAGTTTGATTCTGTTGGGTGTGCTGGCAGGTTGGCTGGTATCGCCTTGGTTTTATCTGATAGACGTGATGGTCGGCGCAGGCCTATTAACAGCGGGGTTAACCGGATTCTGCGGCATGGCTCGCCTGCTGGCCAAAATGCCATGGAACCATTAA
- a CDS encoding metalloregulator ArsR/SmtB family transcription factor has protein sequence MTTADNQPPYEEASAFLKLLANPNRLAVLCKLHERPHNVTELAESSGLPQAAMSSQLALLREAGLVSFEVNHRERQYYITDPRVTEMIQLLYSFFCAEKS, from the coding sequence ATGACCACTGCCGACAATCAACCGCCCTACGAAGAAGCCAGCGCTTTTCTCAAACTTCTGGCTAATCCTAACCGCCTCGCCGTATTGTGCAAACTACATGAAAGGCCGCACAATGTAACCGAGTTGGCTGAGTCATCCGGACTGCCGCAAGCGGCAATGTCCAGCCAATTAGCACTACTGCGTGAAGCCGGTTTGGTATCGTTTGAAGTGAACCATCGGGAACGGCAATATTACATTACGGATCCTAGGGTAACCGAGATGATACAGTTGCTGTATTCTTTTTTCTGTGCAGAAAAATCTTGA